Proteins encoded within one genomic window of Fibrobacterota bacterium:
- a CDS encoding ABC transporter ATP-binding protein, whose protein sequence is MTLLSAANLAKNYGATRVLHGLDAEFRAGESVAVLGQSGSGKTTLLSLLAGLEAPDQGEVRFDGTDLASLNPDALARLRGRNMGIIFQEYHLVPSLTARENVALPLEILRERDAGPRADALLERVGLTARAGHFPHQLSGGEQQRVAIARALASGPRLLFADEPTGNLDEATAEEVESLIFSLIAERGLTAIVVTHNRELAAKCSRVLTLHLGRFA, encoded by the coding sequence ATGACCTTGCTCAGCGCAGCGAATCTCGCGAAGAATTACGGCGCCACGCGCGTACTGCACGGCCTGGATGCCGAATTCCGCGCGGGCGAGAGCGTGGCGGTCTTGGGGCAGTCGGGCAGCGGCAAAACCACCTTACTCAGCCTGTTGGCCGGATTGGAAGCCCCCGATCAAGGCGAAGTCCGCTTCGATGGAACCGATCTCGCGTCACTGAATCCCGATGCCTTGGCCCGCCTGCGCGGGCGCAATATGGGCATCATCTTCCAGGAATACCACCTGGTGCCCTCGCTTACGGCCCGCGAGAACGTAGCCCTGCCCCTGGAGATCCTGCGCGAGCGCGATGCGGGCCCCCGCGCCGACGCCTTGCTGGAACGAGTGGGGCTGACCGCGCGCGCCGGACATTTTCCGCACCAACTTTCCGGGGGAGAGCAGCAACGCGTGGCCATCGCCCGCGCCCTGGCCTCCGGGCCGCGCTTGCTCTTCGCCGACGAACCCACCGGCAACCTCGATGAGGCCACCGCCGAAGAGGTGGAGTCGCTCATCTTCTCCCTCATCGCCGAGCGCGGCCTCACGGCCATCGTGGTGACGCACAACCGCGAGCTGGCGGCCAAATGCTCCCGCGTGCTTACCTTGCATCTGGGCCGCTTCGCCTGA
- a CDS encoding acetyl-CoA carboxylase carboxyltransferase subunit beta encodes MEWFRKAKSGIGTFIKRDTPVDLWVKCEGCKEILYRKELAANKYVCEHCGYHFRIGANDYVKLLIDDGTWQVMDPGLKSTDPLKFVAKKKYKDSLHDAEKNTGAHSGVVAGVGEIKGIKVSLGVMDFRFIGGSMGSVEGEKIARVLKRGLQMKIPAIMVSASGGARMQEGALSLMQMVKTSAVIAQLNAAGVSYISIMTNPTTGGVTASFAMLGDINIAEPGAMIGFAGERVIRETIRQNLPPGFQRAEFLLEKGMLDMIVPRKELKDTLASILSHLS; translated from the coding sequence ATGGAATGGTTCCGCAAGGCTAAATCCGGCATCGGTACTTTCATCAAACGGGACACTCCGGTGGACCTATGGGTGAAGTGCGAAGGATGCAAGGAGATCCTGTACCGGAAGGAGCTGGCGGCCAATAAATACGTCTGCGAGCATTGCGGCTATCACTTCCGCATCGGCGCCAACGATTACGTTAAGCTCCTCATCGACGATGGTACCTGGCAGGTGATGGACCCGGGCCTGAAGTCCACCGACCCCCTCAAGTTCGTCGCCAAGAAGAAGTACAAGGACAGCCTGCACGACGCCGAGAAGAACACCGGCGCCCACTCCGGCGTGGTGGCCGGCGTCGGCGAGATCAAAGGGATCAAGGTGAGCCTGGGCGTGATGGATTTCCGCTTCATCGGCGGATCCATGGGCTCGGTGGAAGGCGAAAAGATCGCCCGCGTGCTCAAGCGCGGCTTGCAGATGAAAATCCCGGCCATCATGGTCTCGGCTTCGGGCGGCGCCCGCATGCAGGAAGGCGCGCTTTCCCTGATGCAGATGGTCAAGACTTCGGCCGTGATCGCGCAATTGAACGCCGCCGGCGTGTCCTATATCTCCATCATGACCAACCCCACCACGGGCGGCGTCACCGCCAGTTTCGCCATGCTGGGCGACATCAACATCGCCGAACCCGGCGCCATGATCGGCTTCGCGGGCGAGCGCGTGATCCGCGAGACCATCCGCCAGAACCTGCCGCCCGGTTTCCAACGCGCGGAGTTCCTGCTCGAGAAGGGCATGCTCGACATGATCGTGCCGCGCAAGGAACTGAAGGACACCCTGGCCTCGATCCTTTCCCACCTTTCCTGA
- a CDS encoding Ig-like domain-containing protein, with amino-acid sequence MIWRSRRSLWALSALSLFAWSCQLTKSDKVENTLSFSRLADSLKSFDKTVIVLKQLDGTPLDTIYQAKVIQDADVKDLLAPHWDGSRILVEITGIKDGKVVYQVETRYDRATGIRDGVQVYVTPDLALSSTVHTLSLLIGDSSDLPTVTIQPANLLDKTLEWMVDSTTLVKLGPTYLLALRAGKGELTVRLKTHPDSKLSFPFTITEAGTVPQSITIDPESLKIAANGPSALLTAKISPSAASSAVTWTSADTGIASVDTNGRVQGKRAGETSILATSAVRLNVHAFAHVKVTDAVPVTRVIFANHNLSIVAGSAAESLLVTVQPTDADPSVSFTVSDPNKASLQNGKISGIAAGTLTVIATSVSNPLAKDTLHLTVTPPSQQDTVPPLRPNVHVNPVGPTKARRPVWTWSSGGGGSGIYQVLLDKTFFDTTTSISLPDTTYTPSADLSIGVHVLYVRERDAAGNWSPPGSAQVEIDTAGPAAPLIHGTSPTAVLPRWTWGSGGNGGAGVFRSRLADANFPAGASESTDTIFTIASAIGGTTYTLYVEERDAAGNWSPSANLPIKYDLSKPVVAISVPQASGTFITAFDTVTIAGSASGPNGIAKIDYTVNAGAATSLTVGTGGAWRIASLRVANAATLAIKVTATDSLGNKGEANLSILRDSILPLPPVALSKPASPTNVPTASWTWAPGSDIDGSGLNGKYRWKLDAGAWTETSSAAATGVALTEGTSTFYVQEQDKAGNWSASVTGDIMLDTKVPDAVTFVGTDSSVVTTLTPTWKWIPSVANGGIDAYILKLDNGIEFDWPTRTYTPTTPLRNNAIHTLIVKEKDYVPGVIGPGKPFRIQVGLDPNKPWGGLKNIAAKTSGCGNSVFAGSGKFTTTSGGQSRTYIVDVPDGYDWRHPYRLFYCSHWLGTSADTMAAQNYLSLKTFADADTEHAFFIAPQALGTTWTQSDHVLFDDILAQVKSTYCIDSTRIFAVGFSIGASFTYSLSTTHQNQIRAAVGIAPANYNIYLPSPLPRDPIAWMQTTGVNDVTDPWISGTSTTQGAKYIAIQRAQDNGCTVPATIPTWQTGDHVCYDFSGCKPEYPTKACTFNGVHTNVNIDAGSTENWIPAEAWKFFTQF; translated from the coding sequence ATGATATGGCGGTCACGCCGCTCATTGTGGGCCTTATCGGCGCTTTCTCTGTTCGCATGGAGCTGCCAATTAACCAAGAGCGATAAGGTCGAGAACACGCTTTCCTTCAGCCGGCTCGCGGACAGCCTAAAGAGCTTCGACAAAACCGTGATCGTGCTGAAGCAGCTCGACGGCACTCCCTTGGATACGATTTACCAGGCCAAGGTAATCCAGGACGCGGACGTGAAAGATTTGCTCGCGCCCCATTGGGATGGGAGCCGGATACTGGTGGAAATCACCGGCATAAAAGACGGCAAGGTAGTCTACCAGGTGGAGACCCGATATGATCGGGCCACGGGGATTCGCGATGGGGTCCAGGTTTACGTCACTCCGGACCTCGCCCTTTCGTCTACGGTACATACCCTGAGCCTTCTCATCGGAGACTCCTCGGATTTGCCGACGGTCACGATCCAACCAGCGAACCTCCTGGATAAAACCTTGGAATGGATGGTCGATTCGACCACGCTGGTAAAGCTTGGCCCCACCTACTTGCTGGCCTTACGGGCGGGCAAGGGTGAACTGACGGTCAGGCTGAAAACCCATCCCGATTCCAAACTTTCCTTCCCCTTCACCATTACCGAAGCCGGAACTGTTCCACAATCCATTACTATCGATCCGGAATCGCTGAAGATCGCCGCCAACGGGCCCTCGGCGCTTCTCACGGCCAAGATCTCCCCTTCCGCCGCGTCCTCCGCGGTCACTTGGACATCCGCGGATACCGGCATCGCCTCGGTGGATACGAACGGGCGGGTGCAGGGCAAGCGAGCAGGCGAAACTTCCATTCTGGCGACCTCCGCGGTACGCCTCAACGTGCATGCCTTCGCGCATGTGAAAGTAACGGATGCGGTTCCCGTCACCAGGGTCATTTTCGCCAACCATAACCTGTCTATCGTCGCGGGAAGCGCTGCGGAAAGCCTCTTGGTAACGGTTCAACCTACCGATGCCGATCCGTCCGTCAGTTTCACCGTATCCGACCCGAACAAGGCATCGCTGCAAAACGGGAAAATATCCGGGATCGCGGCCGGCACCTTGACCGTCATCGCGACTTCGGTTTCCAATCCTCTCGCCAAGGACACGCTCCACCTAACCGTTACCCCTCCCAGTCAGCAAGATACCGTGCCTCCGCTCAGGCCTAACGTGCACGTGAATCCCGTCGGCCCGACCAAAGCGCGGCGGCCCGTATGGACCTGGTCCAGCGGCGGCGGCGGCTCCGGTATTTACCAGGTTTTGCTCGACAAGACGTTCTTCGACACCACCACTAGCATTTCCTTGCCGGATACGACCTATACGCCCTCGGCCGATCTCAGCATCGGCGTACACGTGTTATACGTGCGCGAGCGGGATGCGGCGGGAAATTGGTCCCCGCCCGGATCGGCGCAAGTGGAAATCGATACCGCCGGTCCGGCGGCCCCCCTCATACATGGAACTTCGCCGACCGCCGTATTACCGCGCTGGACATGGGGGTCGGGCGGCAACGGCGGCGCGGGCGTATTCCGATCCCGGTTGGCGGATGCGAATTTCCCCGCGGGCGCATCCGAATCGACCGATACGATCTTCACGATCGCCAGCGCCATCGGCGGCACGACCTATACCTTGTACGTGGAAGAGCGCGATGCGGCCGGGAACTGGTCCCCGTCCGCCAATCTTCCCATCAAATACGATTTGAGCAAGCCGGTGGTGGCCATCTCGGTTCCGCAGGCATCGGGAACCTTCATCACCGCGTTCGATACGGTCACCATCGCGGGCAGCGCCAGCGGACCCAATGGCATCGCCAAGATCGATTACACGGTGAACGCGGGCGCGGCGACCTCCCTTACCGTGGGAACGGGCGGAGCCTGGCGCATCGCGTCCTTGCGGGTCGCCAACGCCGCGACCCTGGCCATCAAGGTTACGGCTACCGATAGCCTAGGGAATAAGGGCGAAGCCAATCTCTCCATCCTGCGGGATAGCATTCTGCCCCTTCCTCCCGTCGCCCTGTCCAAGCCGGCTTCCCCGACCAACGTGCCAACGGCATCATGGACATGGGCGCCAGGAAGCGACATCGACGGGAGCGGGCTCAACGGGAAATACCGTTGGAAGTTGGACGCGGGCGCCTGGACGGAAACATCGTCCGCAGCGGCTACGGGCGTGGCGCTTACCGAAGGAACCAGCACCTTTTATGTTCAAGAACAGGACAAGGCGGGCAATTGGTCCGCGTCGGTAACCGGGGATATCATGCTGGACACGAAAGTCCCCGACGCGGTTACCTTCGTCGGAACGGATTCTTCCGTCGTGACCACCCTCACGCCGACCTGGAAGTGGATCCCCTCCGTCGCCAACGGCGGCATCGACGCCTATATCCTGAAATTGGACAACGGAATCGAGTTCGATTGGCCGACCCGGACTTACACCCCGACCACGCCGCTCAGGAACAACGCCATCCATACCTTGATCGTGAAAGAGAAGGATTACGTGCCAGGCGTAATCGGGCCTGGCAAGCCTTTCAGGATACAAGTGGGATTGGACCCGAACAAACCCTGGGGAGGCTTGAAAAATATCGCGGCTAAGACCTCCGGCTGCGGCAATAGTGTGTTTGCTGGAAGCGGGAAATTCACGACCACGAGCGGCGGACAATCGAGAACCTATATCGTGGATGTGCCTGACGGTTATGATTGGCGCCATCCCTACCGGCTATTCTATTGTTCGCATTGGCTCGGCACCAGCGCCGACACGATGGCGGCCCAGAACTACCTCTCCCTCAAGACATTTGCGGACGCCGATACCGAACATGCTTTTTTCATCGCGCCGCAAGCGCTCGGAACGACCTGGACGCAAAGCGATCATGTTCTCTTCGATGATATCCTGGCCCAGGTGAAATCGACCTATTGCATCGATTCCACGCGGATTTTCGCGGTCGGTTTCAGCATCGGAGCCAGCTTCACCTATTCCCTTTCGACCACCCATCAGAACCAGATCCGCGCCGCCGTCGGCATCGCTCCGGCCAATTACAATATCTATCTCCCTTCCCCGCTCCCGCGCGATCCCATCGCATGGATGCAGACGACGGGCGTGAACGACGTCACCGACCCTTGGATCAGCGGCACCAGCACGACCCAAGGCGCGAAATATATCGCCATCCAGCGGGCCCAGGATAACGGTTGCACCGTTCCGGCGACCATCCCGACATGGCAGACAGGCGATCATGTCTGTTATGACTTCAGCGGTTGCAAGCCGGAATATCCCACCAAGGCCTGCACCTTCAACGGCGTTCACACCAACGTCAACATCGATGCGGGCAGCACGGAAAATTGGATTCCCGCCGAGGCCTGGAAGTTTTTCACGCAATTCTAA
- a CDS encoding HNH endonuclease — protein sequence MVEALALNKAGIPMDIISWKKAITLWSLGRAIVVAEYEDKVVRSPRFSMRIPSIVQCLDMQVMPRNFTNFLPFNRKNIYARDHGRCVYCGVKVTMTSFTLDHVIPQSHGGETSWDNVVAACMTCNNRKGNKRWKAGELSMLQQPYAPRLTKAAPRNLVNKLSFKIPHQSWADYIYWRVAMA from the coding sequence ATGGTTGAAGCGTTGGCGCTGAATAAGGCCGGCATTCCGATGGACATCATCTCCTGGAAGAAGGCGATTACCCTTTGGTCATTGGGCCGCGCCATCGTGGTGGCGGAATACGAAGACAAGGTGGTGCGCTCCCCCCGCTTCAGCATGCGCATCCCGTCCATCGTGCAATGCCTGGATATGCAGGTGATGCCTCGCAACTTCACCAACTTCCTCCCCTTCAACCGCAAGAACATCTACGCCCGCGATCATGGCCGTTGCGTTTATTGCGGGGTCAAGGTAACCATGACCAGTTTCACTCTCGACCACGTGATTCCGCAAAGCCACGGGGGCGAAACCTCGTGGGACAACGTGGTGGCGGCTTGCATGACTTGCAACAATCGCAAGGGGAACAAGCGCTGGAAGGCAGGCGAGCTGAGCATGCTGCAACAGCCTTACGCGCCCCGGCTCACCAAGGCGGCCCCGCGCAACCTGGTCAACAAGCTGAGCTTCAAGATCCCCCACCAATCCTGGGCGGACTACATCTATTGGCGGGTGGCGATGGCGTAG
- a CDS encoding OsmC family protein, which translates to MEIKDADSLRARQAPLKDEYRAHPEAALRTLSGRASLGQGVSAAVAGFTGPVIAGLHPATGGDGSEACSGDMLLQALAGCAGVTLKAVATAIGVEIRSGSVVVDGDLDFRGTLGVAKDAPVGFTAIRLRIELDTDATQEKLDSLLRLTERYCVVFQTLRGSPGMGSAIACSGSKG; encoded by the coding sequence ATGGAAATCAAGGATGCGGATAGCCTGCGGGCCAGGCAGGCGCCGCTCAAGGATGAATATCGCGCCCATCCGGAGGCGGCCCTGAGGACCTTGTCCGGCCGGGCGTCCCTGGGGCAAGGCGTTTCCGCCGCCGTTGCCGGCTTCACGGGTCCGGTGATCGCGGGACTGCATCCCGCCACGGGCGGCGACGGCAGCGAAGCCTGCTCCGGCGACATGCTGCTGCAAGCCTTGGCCGGTTGCGCCGGCGTGACCCTCAAGGCGGTGGCCACCGCCATCGGGGTCGAGATCCGTTCCGGCAGCGTAGTCGTGGATGGGGATCTCGATTTCCGCGGGACCTTAGGCGTCGCCAAGGACGCGCCGGTGGGATTCACGGCCATCCGCTTGCGCATCGAGCTGGACACGGATGCGACCCAGGAAAAGCTGGATTCCTTGCTGCGCCTTACGGAGCGCTATTGCGTGGTCTTCCAGACCTTGCGGGGTTCCCCGGGTATGGGCTCCGCGATCGCGTGTTCCGGCTCCAAAGGATGA
- a CDS encoding arylesterase, with product MAFGAEAGKTPLKILILGDSLTEGLGVEKEDAFPALLDAELGKWKPACCQVINGGSSGSTSASAVRRLQWYAKAKPDLVVLALGSNDGLRGMKPEETRKNLEDAIRFCRERHWDLALTGLRVPPNYGSQYAADFARIYPELAAKYKLPLMPFLLAGVAGEPALNQADGIHPNEKGHRILADSLFAYLKPLLARRLPAGE from the coding sequence ATGGCCTTCGGGGCCGAAGCCGGCAAAACGCCGCTTAAAATCCTGATCCTCGGGGACAGCCTCACCGAAGGCTTGGGCGTGGAAAAGGAAGATGCCTTTCCCGCCTTGTTGGATGCCGAACTCGGGAAATGGAAACCGGCCTGCTGCCAGGTCATCAACGGCGGCTCCAGCGGAAGCACTTCCGCCAGCGCGGTGCGGCGGCTGCAATGGTACGCCAAGGCCAAACCCGATCTGGTGGTGCTGGCCCTGGGCTCCAACGACGGCCTACGCGGCATGAAACCCGAAGAGACGCGTAAGAACCTGGAGGATGCGATCCGCTTCTGCCGCGAGCGGCATTGGGACTTGGCTTTGACCGGTCTCAGGGTGCCGCCCAATTACGGATCCCAGTATGCCGCCGACTTCGCCCGCATCTATCCCGAGCTGGCGGCGAAGTATAAGTTGCCCCTGATGCCCTTCCTTTTGGCCGGGGTGGCGGGCGAGCCCGCCCTCAACCAGGCCGATGGCATCCATCCGAACGAAAAAGGCCATCGCATCCTGGCGGATAGCCTCTTCGCATACTTAAAACCCCTGCTGGCGCGGCGGCTTCCAGCGGGGGAATAA
- a CDS encoding MFS transporter: protein MDNKNRLFYASCFALITTAFSFSIRAGILAQLGRELNFNAHQLGFINSMWFLGFPLSMLVGGLVYHTVGPKRIMQFAFFSHSIGILLTIFSASYVGLLVSTFLIGLGNGCTEAACNPMIADAYEGVEMSKKMNRFHMWFPGGIVIGSLLSKFMTDAHFSWQTQIAVIMAPTIVYAILFFGQTFPKSKLVEANSLVNNFKAMLSPLFIMMFICMSLTAISEFGPQQWVGLILSKSGAQPMLILALVTGLMAVARYFGGNMVGKFDQTGVLLGSAILGTIGVYLLSKTTGNGAYLAAVIYAAGIAYFWPNMIGFIADKIPKSGALGMSVIGAVGMFSSSIFQPIIGSWIDNDKAAAAAKGLTGDNLELVAGQATLGTMVMFPAILVVLFTILTIWVRKNKANQSTGSGAKSREFVHA from the coding sequence ATGGATAATAAGAACAGGCTCTTTTACGCCAGCTGTTTCGCGCTGATTACCACGGCATTTTCTTTCAGCATCCGTGCTGGAATCCTTGCCCAGCTGGGAAGAGAGCTGAATTTCAATGCCCACCAGTTAGGTTTCATCAATAGCATGTGGTTCCTGGGCTTCCCGCTCTCCATGCTGGTCGGCGGCCTGGTCTACCATACCGTCGGTCCCAAGCGCATCATGCAGTTCGCCTTCTTCTCGCACTCCATCGGCATCCTGCTGACCATCTTCAGCGCCAGCTATGTCGGCCTGCTCGTTTCCACCTTCCTCATCGGCCTGGGCAACGGCTGCACCGAAGCCGCTTGTAATCCCATGATCGCCGACGCCTACGAAGGCGTCGAGATGAGCAAGAAGATGAACCGCTTCCATATGTGGTTCCCGGGCGGAATCGTCATCGGCTCCCTCTTGTCCAAATTCATGACGGACGCGCACTTCTCCTGGCAAACCCAAATCGCCGTCATCATGGCCCCCACCATCGTCTACGCCATCCTCTTCTTCGGCCAGACTTTCCCGAAGTCGAAACTGGTGGAAGCCAACTCCTTGGTGAACAACTTCAAGGCGATGCTGTCGCCCCTGTTCATCATGATGTTCATCTGCATGTCCTTGACCGCCATCTCGGAGTTCGGTCCCCAGCAATGGGTCGGCCTCATCCTGTCGAAGAGCGGCGCGCAGCCCATGTTGATCCTGGCCCTGGTGACCGGCTTGATGGCGGTGGCCCGCTATTTCGGCGGCAACATGGTCGGCAAGTTCGATCAGACGGGCGTGCTGCTGGGTTCGGCCATCTTGGGAACCATCGGCGTATACCTTTTGAGCAAGACGACCGGCAACGGGGCTTATCTGGCCGCCGTCATCTACGCTGCGGGCATCGCCTACTTCTGGCCCAACATGATCGGCTTCATCGCCGACAAGATCCCGAAGAGCGGCGCGTTGGGAATGTCGGTGATCGGAGCGGTGGGAATGTTCTCCTCCTCCATCTTCCAGCCCATCATCGGCTCGTGGATCGATAACGATAAGGCCGCCGCGGCGGCCAAGGGCTTGACCGGCGACAACCTGGAACTGGTAGCCGGACAGGCGACCCTGGGAACCATGGTCATGTTCCCGGCCATCCTGGTCGTTCTGTTCACCATCCTCACCATCTGGGTGCGGAAGAACAAGGCGAACCAGTCCACCGGTTCGGGCGCCAAGTCGCGGGAATTCGTCCACGCCTAA
- a CDS encoding ABC transporter ATP-binding protein: protein MTARARTSPSQDAVSGAVPLRTESLAVGYPGRPVLSGLDLELRAGELVCLLGPNGAGKSTLLRTLAGLQPPLAGRIWLEDRDAATLPAAARARRLAIVLTERMELGHLTVEDLAALGRYPHTGWSGRLGEEDRDAIRRGLEEAGAWDLRSRPCDELSDGEKQRAMLARALAQDPAALLLDEPTAFLDLPRRVGAMRALRRLARMRGRAVLVSTHDLDLALRAADRLWLVSAEGALRSGLPEDLAMSGAIGGTFDQGDVAFDRATGAFRIHGEAARSARLEGDPDMVFWTSRALEREGIAAVTGVGAGKEAGSSDIEVRAERDSAGPYWKWRARGAEGRGSLEELLRALRA from the coding sequence ATGACTGCGCGCGCGCGGACATCGCCCTCGCAAGATGCGGTGAGCGGCGCCGTTCCCTTGCGGACCGAATCCCTGGCCGTAGGCTATCCGGGCCGGCCGGTGCTGTCCGGCCTCGATTTGGAATTGCGCGCGGGGGAACTCGTATGCCTATTGGGCCCCAATGGGGCGGGCAAATCCACCTTGCTGCGAACGTTGGCGGGATTGCAGCCGCCCTTGGCCGGCCGGATCTGGCTCGAGGATCGCGACGCGGCGACCCTGCCGGCAGCGGCGCGGGCGCGGCGTTTGGCGATCGTGCTCACCGAGCGGATGGAGTTGGGCCATTTGACGGTGGAGGACTTGGCCGCCTTGGGTCGCTATCCCCATACGGGCTGGAGCGGCCGACTCGGGGAGGAAGATCGCGATGCCATCCGCCGGGGGTTGGAAGAAGCGGGCGCATGGGATCTACGCTCGCGGCCCTGCGACGAGCTTTCGGACGGCGAGAAGCAACGGGCCATGCTGGCCCGCGCCCTGGCCCAGGATCCCGCCGCCCTTCTGCTCGACGAACCCACCGCATTCCTGGATCTGCCGCGACGGGTCGGCGCCATGCGGGCCTTGCGCCGGTTGGCGCGCATGCGCGGACGCGCGGTGCTGGTCTCCACCCACGATCTCGATCTCGCTTTGCGGGCGGCCGATCGCCTGTGGCTGGTTTCCGCGGAAGGCGCCCTGCGCTCCGGCCTACCCGAAGACCTGGCGATGTCCGGGGCGATAGGCGGGACCTTCGATCAGGGGGACGTGGCATTCGATCGCGCGACGGGAGCGTTCCGCATCCACGGGGAAGCGGCGCGCTCGGCGCGTTTGGAGGGCGACCCCGATATGGTTTTCTGGACCTCGCGGGCTTTGGAACGGGAAGGGATCGCGGCCGTCACGGGCGTGGGCGCGGGGAAGGAAGCGGGGTCGTCGGATATCGAAGTGCGGGCGGAGCGCGACTCCGCGGGCCCATACTGGAAGTGGCGCGCCCGGGGAGCGGAAGGCCGCGGCAGCCTGGAAGAGTTGTTACGGGCCTTGCGCGCTTGA
- a CDS encoding undecaprenyl-diphosphate phosphatase — translation MPDMLYALAIIIGLLEGLTEFIPVSSTGHMIIAGHMLHFTGERADAFEVFIQLGAILAVAFLYRDRFLGLIPGRAPAGSPSSDRTSDHPGIADRSPSDLSRSQRFAGMRGLLLLAVTTAPALVCGKLFHHAIKEKLFSPLTVAIGLAIGGVGLILIEVFKPRARVSRLDDIGMREALWVGLFQCFALWPGMSRSGSTIIGGMLMGVDRKTTAEYSFLAAVPVMIAATGFDLYKSREFLHASDAPLFAVGFLVALVSAWFAVRFFIGFLGKHTLKGFGWYRLALAAFTWWYFSR, via the coding sequence TTGCCGGACATGCTATACGCCTTAGCCATCATCATAGGCTTGTTGGAAGGCCTGACCGAATTCATCCCCGTCTCCTCCACCGGGCACATGATCATCGCCGGCCACATGCTCCACTTCACGGGCGAACGCGCCGACGCCTTCGAGGTCTTCATCCAGCTCGGGGCCATACTGGCGGTGGCCTTCCTTTACCGGGATCGCTTCTTGGGCCTCATCCCCGGCCGCGCGCCCGCGGGCTCGCCGTCTTCGGATCGGACTTCCGACCACCCCGGCATCGCCGACCGCAGCCCCTCCGACCTTTCCCGGAGCCAGCGCTTCGCGGGCATGCGGGGCCTGCTCCTGTTGGCGGTCACCACCGCGCCGGCCCTGGTCTGCGGCAAGCTGTTCCACCATGCCATCAAGGAAAAACTGTTCAGCCCTCTTACGGTCGCCATCGGCTTGGCCATCGGCGGGGTGGGCCTGATCCTGATCGAAGTCTTCAAGCCGCGCGCCCGCGTCTCGCGCCTGGACGATATCGGCATGCGCGAGGCCCTATGGGTGGGCCTGTTCCAATGCTTCGCGCTATGGCCGGGCATGTCCCGCTCCGGATCGACCATCATCGGCGGGATGCTGATGGGCGTCGATCGCAAGACCACGGCGGAATATTCCTTCCTGGCCGCGGTTCCGGTCATGATCGCCGCCACGGGATTCGATCTCTATAAGAGCCGGGAATTCCTGCACGCCTCGGACGCTCCCCTCTTCGCGGTCGGTTTCCTGGTGGCGCTGGTCTCGGCTTGGTTCGCCGTCCGCTTTTTCATCGGTTTCCTGGGCAAGCACACCCTCAAGGGCTTCGGCTGGTATCGCCTGGCCCTGGCCGCCTTCACCTGGTGGTATTTCTCCCGGTGA